A genomic window from Glycine soja cultivar W05 chromosome 10, ASM419377v2, whole genome shotgun sequence includes:
- the LOC114369370 gene encoding cysteine-rich receptor-like protein kinase 29 produces MGCAIINLLLIIFIYEASADTQTATEPEVVRTSQDFHYCCDYKQARGNYAANSPYQTNLNTLLSTLTSNTDIDYGFYNFTNGENPDKVYAIGLCRGDINPDECRNCLKLSRANLTELCPVQKDAIGWYEDDKCMLRYSDYKIFNKVEDGQTYYAGSEEIATDLDQFTKDLKNLMNTLKGKAASGDSRLKYDVGSIPGPDNKHIYGLVQCTPDLSGSECDDCLGRSIQVIPTDCCESRTGGKVVRPSCNLRFRTSGPFNEAFVEGCSNAKIISFKCHLLISVVVVIVVPVVVVVAAVVLIYIYIYPKKDPIPEKEEIEIDNSESLQFSINDIRNATDDFSDYNKIGEGGFGAVYKGRLSNGQEIAIKRLSGKTSQGDREFENEVRLLSKLQHRNLVRLLGFCVEGKERLLVYEFVINKSLDYFIFDQTKRAQLDWEKRYKIITGIARGILYLHQDSRLRIIHRDLKPSNILLDEEMNPKLSDFGLARLFDVDQTLGHTNRPFGTSGYMAPEYVNGKFSEKSDVFSFGVLVLEVISGQKNSGIWNGEKKEDLLSIAWRNWREGTAANIVDATLINGSQNEIVRCIHIGLLCVQENVAARPTMAFVVTVFNSHSQTLPVPLEPAYYDDSAQLPEFNSGATIEYTTRSTSGEEGQ; encoded by the exons tttttatatatgaagcCAGCGCCGACACACAAACTGCAACAGAACCAGAAGTGGTCAGAACTTCACAAGACTTCCACTACTGCTGTGATTATAAGCAGGCTAGAGGAAACTACGCAGCCAACAGCCCCTATCAGACCAACCTCAACACCCTTTTGTCCACTCTCACTTCCAATACAGATATTGACTACGGTTTCTACAATTTCACAAACGGCGAAAACCCCGACAAAGTGTACGCCATTGGGCTGTGCAGAGGAGATATTAATCCAGATGAATGCCGTAACTGCCTCAAACTTTCCAGAGCCAATCTCACAGAGCTCTGTCCAGTTCAGAAGGATGCAATTGGGTGGTACGAGGACGACAAATGCATGTTGCGCTACTCAGActacaaaatatttaacaagGTGGAAGATGGACAAACGTATTATGCTGGCTCCGAGGAAATTGCAACGGACTTGGATCAGTTCACAAAAGATCTCAAAAACTTGATGAATACCTTAAAAGGCAAAGCTGCATCAGGTGACTCTCGTCTCAAGTATGATGTAGGAAGCATACCTGGTCCTGATAATAAGCACATATATGGTCTTGTTCAGTGCACACCGGACTTGTCAGGGTCAGAGTGTGATGATTGCTTGGGGCGGTCCATTCAAGTCATCCCAACAGATTGTTGTGAAAGCAGAACAGGTGGTAAGGTTGTTAGACCCAGTTGTAATTTGAGGTTCCGAACCTCAGGTCCGTTCAATGAAGCATTTGTTGAAG GTTGCAGCAATGCTAAAATCATTTCATTTAAGTGCCACTTACTTATTAGCGTTGTCGTGGTAATAGTAGTACCAGTTGTTGTGGTCGTCGCTGCTGTGGTGCTCATTTATATCTACATCTATCCTA AAAAAGATCCTATtccagaaaaagaagaaatcgAAATTGACAATTCTGAGTCATTGCAATTCAGCATTAACGACATACGAAATGCTACAGATGACTTCTCCGATTACAATAAAATTGGAGAAGGTGGATTTGGTGCTGTTTACAAG GGAAGGCTTTCCAATGGACAAGAGATTGCCATCAAAAGGTTGTCTGGAAAAACTAGCCAAGGAGATAGAGAATTCGAGAACGAAGTTCGTTTACTATCTAAACTTCAGCACCGAAATTTAGTTAGGCTACTTGGTTTCTGTgtggaaggaaaagaaagactACTTGTCTATGaatttgttataaataaaaGCCTTGATTACTTCATATTTG ATCAAACTAAGAGAGCACAATTAGATTGGGAAAAACGCTACAAAATCATTACTGGTATTGCTCGAGGCATTCTCTACCTCCATCAGGATTCTCGATTGCGCATTATCCATCGTGATCTCAAACCAAGTAACATCCTCTTAGATGAAGAGATGAATCCTAAACTATCAGATTTTGGTTTGGCAAGACTGTTTGATGTGGACCAAACTCTTGGTCATACAAATAGACCTTTTGGAACCAG TGGATACATGGCACCTGAGTATGTAAATGGAAAGTTTTCAGAGAAGTCAGATGTTTTTAGTTTTGGCGTATTGGTTCTTGAGGTTATAAGCGGCCAGAAAAATAGTGGCATTTGGAACGGAGAGAAGAAGGAGGATCTACTAAGTATT GCATGGCGAAACTGGAGGGAAGGAACAGCTGCAAATATTGTAGATGCCACCTTAATCAATGGTTCACAAAATGAAATAGTGAGATGCATCCACATTGGGTTACTCTGTGTTCAAGAAAATGTAGCTGCCAGACCCACCATGGCTTTCGTTGTAACCGTGTTTAATAGCCATTCTCAAACTCTCCCAGTACCTTTAGAACCTGCATATTATGATGATAGTGCACAATTACCAGAGTTTAATTCCGGGGCAACAATCGAGTATACAACTAGATCAACATCGGGGGAAGAAGGCCAATGA
- the LOC114369371 gene encoding uncharacterized protein LOC114369371 isoform X1, with protein MAERSKELLKFEHNGTPLSSLESTLLVCDNKKESDSQTRRLPPDGMLLTAPLPPSQLLGKVKDFLGVMSEANKRLELDAKDHPENYDIEELTGNESEVIEMDLMLGVADLHTQEAVAAAESAISTCQPVIPLVADGSETDLEESSTDNDSDDDINNSDDYLDDGNNSEKPSSLVQKSISSKDNIHGKTKGNGHSKKRPRIVELS; from the exons ATGGCAGAGAGGAGCAAAGAGCTTCTCAAGTTTGAGCATAATGGCACACCCCTTTCTTCCTTAG AATCCACTCTTCTTGTTTgtgataataaaaaagaatcagacAGTCAAACTAGGAGACTCCCCCCTGATGGCATGCTCCTCACTGCCCCACTTCCCCCAAGCCAAC TTTTAGGGAAGGTTAAAGACTTCCTAGGAGTGATGTCAGAAGCAAATAAGCGGCTGGAACTTGATGCAAAG GACCATCCTGAGAATTATGATATTGAAGAGTTAACTGGAAATGAATCGGAAGTTATTGAAATG GATTTGATGCTTGGTGTAGCTGATCTCCATACACAAGAGGCAGTGGCTGCTGCTGAATCTGCAATTTCCACTTGTCAGCCTGTGATTCCATTGGTTGCTGATGGTAGTGAAACAGATTTGGAAGAAAGTAGTACTGATAATGACAGTGATGATGATATTAATAACAGTGATGATTATTTAGACGATGGAAACAACAGTGAAAAGCCTTCGTCTCTTGTTCAAAAATCTATTTCCAGTAAGGATAATATTCATGGAAAAACAAAGGGAAATGGTCATTCCAAAAAACGTCCAAGGATAGTTGAGCTATCATGA
- the LOC114369371 gene encoding uncharacterized protein LOC114369371 isoform X2 — MAERSKELLKFEHNGTPLSSLESTLLVCDNKKESDSQTRRLPPDGMLLTAPLPPSQLLGKVKDFLGVMSEANKRLELDAKDLMLGVADLHTQEAVAAAESAISTCQPVIPLVADGSETDLEESSTDNDSDDDINNSDDYLDDGNNSEKPSSLVQKSISSKDNIHGKTKGNGHSKKRPRIVELS; from the exons ATGGCAGAGAGGAGCAAAGAGCTTCTCAAGTTTGAGCATAATGGCACACCCCTTTCTTCCTTAG AATCCACTCTTCTTGTTTgtgataataaaaaagaatcagacAGTCAAACTAGGAGACTCCCCCCTGATGGCATGCTCCTCACTGCCCCACTTCCCCCAAGCCAAC TTTTAGGGAAGGTTAAAGACTTCCTAGGAGTGATGTCAGAAGCAAATAAGCGGCTGGAACTTGATGCAAAG GATTTGATGCTTGGTGTAGCTGATCTCCATACACAAGAGGCAGTGGCTGCTGCTGAATCTGCAATTTCCACTTGTCAGCCTGTGATTCCATTGGTTGCTGATGGTAGTGAAACAGATTTGGAAGAAAGTAGTACTGATAATGACAGTGATGATGATATTAATAACAGTGATGATTATTTAGACGATGGAAACAACAGTGAAAAGCCTTCGTCTCTTGTTCAAAAATCTATTTCCAGTAAGGATAATATTCATGGAAAAACAAAGGGAAATGGTCATTCCAAAAAACGTCCAAGGATAGTTGAGCTATCATGA